The genomic DNA AGCAAAAGCATATATTTAATCCCCAAatcaaataagaaaatttataattaaagaagaattactcagtatattgaattttaaaactgttCTCCTattaaagaaaagagaagatagAACTCATCATTAAATtgagaatatttatacaaattcatatcattataaaaagaaacgagaaagtaAAATCTGGCCAAGCATTTGTTTCACctactaaatattttaacaaacactatactttcattattttatacgtttttgtacattataaaaCATTgtatgcatttttgcatctttaaatttctcataaatacataaaaatccgcagtccttCTACCACGTCTCTCTCCTGAAATCTCGAATTTGTTTTCACATTACAGTGTTACATGAGAGCGTTGTTCGACTACGATCCATCGGAAGACACTCTGTTACCATGCGTAGAGATTGGACTTCCATTCCAGAAAGGTGACGTACTACAAATTGTAGACCAAGCAGACCCAAATTGGTGGCAAGCTCGGCGAGTCGAGGGCGAGGGTCTAGGTCCGCCAGGTCTAATTCCGTCGCTGGAACTGGAAGAACGAAGGAAAGCATTCGTGCCACCGGAAGCGGATTTTGTACACAAAATTAGCATCTGTGGGACTAAGATctctaaaaagaagaagaggaaaatgtATCAATCGAAGTCCAACGGTGAATTTGACAGTGCGGAACTGCTATTGTACGAAGAAGTGGCCAGGATGCCGCCATTTAGACGCAAGACCTTGGCTTTAGTCGGCCCAAGAGGAGTTGGTCGCAGGACGCTGAAGAATAGGCTGATAAATAGCGACCCTGAGAAGTTCGGCACCATTGTTCCGTGTAAGTGTCATAATTTTTGTGTGTCGTGAGATCTTGACGAGAATGACAAACAAAATTGATGGGAAAATACCATTCTCTTCTACTGTTAACAGTTACAAATTAGGATTATAATATTGTGATTCATAGAAgtcatatatttatagatacCTCACGACCACCCAGAGTACTCGAGGAAGATGGCAAAAGTTATTGGTTTACCGACCGCGAGTCCATGGAAACGGATATTAGAGAGCATCGATACCTTGAGTATGGAGAACACGGTGGGCATTTGTATGGTACAAAGTTGGATTCCGTGAGGGAGTTAATCAGAGCTGGCAAAATGTGCGTTCTGGACTGTAGTCCAGCTGCTCTGAAAATACTTCACAACAGCACGGAATTTATGCCCTATGTTATCTTCATAGCGGCGCCAGGAATGGAACAATTGAAATGGTTATATGATTTGGCGAGGTCGACTGGAACGAGCAGTCGGAACTTGACGGTAATTATGCTGCTATTATATATCACTGccctttctatttttttaattattgaaactaCTGGTTAATGTTACTCAAGTTTTGTTAATCGAGTTTTACAACTACTCGttaaaatgacatttttatcaagtaaatatatttacacgaatacaatatatttaaacatttacagaatgatttaaatatttattattttttgaaaacatATTCGAATTTCGCGTACGAGAAATAAGAAATCCATTTGAAATGGAACGATTCGATGCGCGAAATTTGTATAAAGAAGAAACATATATCGACGGCACAGGCCGCGTTTCAAATAAACATAGCCATCAAATATTTTACGATGCAACCTTCCGAATCTCTGCCTGCCAGTCTACCGTCGTCGTGTAAATGCGTGTAATTTGCCTATTATAAATGTATTGCATGCACTTTTGTTTGATTACAATAACTCAATGATTGGTTTTTTTTCCACGAAATTCTTCTTCCATAAAATTCCAAATACCAATTACTCTTTATACTCCATTTAGATTGATatcgaatattttcacatattaCCTATTGTATAACTTCCTTCTCTTGATTGGCGTAGCGTTCTTTATTTAATCTTTCGTATGTATTTGATGTTGGCTTTGCTAGTTTGACCGCCAGAGTTCCATCAGGTACAGCTCGAGAAGAGCCAGGACGTTGGAATCTCTTGCTTCCTTGTACGAGGTTTGTATTTGCATGCATATTcattgtatttctttttcttttatcgtaaTGTAATTGCTTGTAGGTGTGTAGTATTATTGTTTGAAATGTACCACTATACAGAATCACGTAACAttcaaaaaaaaattgtaatttatataatatctaaATGCAATTTATTGACAAtgcattaattttaaaatgtagtTTATTAGTGACATTAGGTTGCTGCATAGAGTTTGTCCGCCTCTTCGATCATATAAATAAGTTAGCAATATTGTGGTAGATATAACATTAAATCAATATAAACTGTGCTTCTGAAACTCACAGAAAATAGGAAAGAAATATGTTCATTAATCGCATAGTAATCAGACATTCAGAATGTTCCCATGATGACAAATCCAgtatcaaaattttcatttttttcagaCATCACAATACATaacaaatgtaataaaatatatccttCTTTTAATGATAAAtccaaaaaatttttataaaagaggcatttataaatgaaatttatagaaGATTCACTCTGGTAGTTAGGACTTATGTGGCGACTTAATGCAAAACAAAGAacaaatatattcaaggcacAGTATGGAAGCTACAATCTTTCTAATATTCAATCTTCCAATTAGAAAGAATCACCATCAACAAACACACTTGAACTAAATGCAATCAAAACTTAATCTTTCTCAAACTTTACAAAGTACAGCTAAATTATAGTTTGCTTTTCACTAACTAGGAGGACGATCTGAAAGCAACGTTGGAAGAATCCGCGGCTTTACAACGTGCCTACGAGAAATATATCGACCTGGTGATCGTGAACGAAGACTTCGACAATACATTTAGACAGGTGATCGCCGCGTTAGACGCCTTAGCCACCGAACACCAATGGGTTCCGGTGAACTGGATTTATTAAACACCATTCAGGCTACCTGAGGGAACAAGTAGTTTCAGAACAGATGATCCAATTCCGGTCTACAGTATCGTgcaaaataacaaattattgcaTTATTTTCTGTGGAACACGCGATGGCGTCTTTAATATACTTATGCTTGGCAAACTTGATGTCGAGTGCATCGTTAGTATATTTATAGCATCCTATTGTCGTGCAATGGAACAATTTTAtggttgtattatgtgtatacAGAGTTCTAGTGTGTTGTGTATATTGTCTCCATCAAatgtataaatacttttaagCGAAATGACGCACTCGAATCGGGTAAAGAAGAAGCGGGACGTAAGTTTCTTTCATCGAGCGCGGAGTCTCCGAAACGAAAGCAACAAATTTCGAACACCCGCGTTCTTCTTCTACTTATGATTAGAAAAATACTCGGGGCTATGAAGGCCAAGAAGAGATAGTATCTCGCTTTACGATGCTACGTTTCCAGCAAGTACAATCGTGTAGCATTTACGTTACTTTGTTTTAGGTTTACGAAACGATCCGTTCGCCTCCTAAATTTCGCTCGTTAATAACATATATTCATTAGAAATCTACAAAAATACCGTTAAAAGATAcaagaaaataataagaaaattagaaaagaagCATATGAATTTTGATTTCAATTATAGTAgttaaaaagttttaattattttaatatttttaatatcttaatgATCCAATATCTGATGATTTCCTCTGTGAGTTTCTAAATTGTCTTTTCACGCTAACTAAAGTAACGTTACAAAAAAATTCTCGCATACATTCCGCTTTATCACACAGAACAACTAAACGGAAACGGATCGCGATTAAAGTAGGTATACGTTATAGACCGCCGTCCAATTATTTTTAGAATACACCTAGTTTTAATTTCCCTCGAACTACGAGtctgcatatgtatgtatgtttattTACCATTTGTCATACAATatactttcgtttcttttatagagatatctattatatatacatattattcattatatatttcataaatcctGTTTGTACCGCTCGTGCACTTTAAACATATTCCTGGCATAGAGTGCCTTAATAGCACAGCCTTACCGGGCTTGCAGCGAAGACCTACTATGTCGAGACGATATATTCTCTTATACTCGAGTTTTACGCAAGACACGTGTAATAACACATTTTTTCTAATGCTCTGACACGCATGCACATGGAAATTACGACCGTTGCAGATCGCTATATATGCGTTTGATCGGAAGCTCCCGATCGTGCCATGTGATATAcggaaaaataaagtttatcGAGCGTTTGTTACGAATTTGAATTACTAATACCTTTCTATCGTTTTCATTATCCTTATTTCTCAGAATTTCTTCTTGTTGCCCACACTCAGAACATACTCATAGGGACATGTATCTCTTGTTCATCTTCTACTCTGAAAATTACAAAGTGAAAGacttaatttagaaattattataaacagGTTGTTTTATGTTTCATAATGAATgaataacatattttaatcTGAAGAACTGAAGTAAAAATTAGAgctgaaattatattttattacaaatacaatTAACTATTTAACAAATATGTACCTCTGATCTATAACCATAAATACGGATGACAATGAGTTAATTACATTTTGAAACCAATTTCcaacattaatttaaaaatatctataattGTTCCATACGgtaacgaaaaaaataaatacctGAAATTGAAcatcaaattttttatataaactgGAGAATAAACTCTGTAAGAATGAACAACTTTAAATGAACTTAATGAATATGTCTGAAATATGATTGGTTATCGAATGCACTTGATGCACCCACGATGCACCGACGACAACCAATCATGTACTATCGTTTGCCACGTTACTAAGCTGTCGCGTTGTGACATATGCATTCCGGGAAAAGTTA from Bombus terrestris chromosome 11, iyBomTerr1.2, whole genome shotgun sequence includes the following:
- the LOC100651458 gene encoding protein PALS2 isoform X3, with translation MKNSKSMMDIEDICGCSKLPSIIPKKELPHLKSTSAAFMHVRDNLEELGKVADDTDLLFLKGLLDSPVVTSLVKVQERLEDPPLHVEPVCSSICDIVDEVCHALRSSRDENARELVRLLRSSHLKALLETHDAVVERKEAPSKPEPSQLTMPTNERTEAVRMVGLRRQPNEPLGLTVQVDESGNLIIARILGGSTAARQGLLRTGEVILEVNGKEVHNPEELQEAIHEAKENLSLKLAPGIASDGNRPVKSTCYMRALFDYDPSEDTLLPCVEIGLPFQKGDVLQIVDQADPNWWQARRVEGEGLGPPGLIPSLELEERRKAFVPPEADFVHKISICGTKISKKKKRKMYQSKSNGEFDSAELLLYEEVARMPPFRRKTLALVGPRGVGRRTLKNRLINSDPEKFGTIVPYTSRPPRVLEEDGKSYWFTDRESMETDIREHRYLEYGEHGGHLYGTKLDSVRELIRAGKMCVLDCSPAALKILHNSTEFMPYVIFIAAPGMEQLKWLYDLARSTGTSSRNLTEDDLKATLEESAALQRAYEKYIDLVIVNEDFDNTFRQVIAALDALATEHQWVPVNWIY
- the LOC100651458 gene encoding protein PALS2 isoform X2 — translated: MVFFGRKEKIEDRRLLASIDAVNGTKLYQIENAAFMHVRDNLEELGKVADDTDLLFLKGLLDSPVVTSLVKVQERLEDPPLHVEPVCSSICDIVDEVCHALRSSRDENARELVRLLRSSHLKALLETHDAVVERKEAPSKPEPSQLTMPTNERTEAVRMVGLRRQPNEPLGLTVQVDESGNLIIARILGGSTAARQGLLRTGEVILEVNGKEVHNPEELQEAIHEAKENLSLKLAPGIASDGNRPVKSTCYMRALFDYDPSEDTLLPCVEIGLPFQKGDVLQIVDQADPNWWQARRVEGEGLGPPGLIPSLELEERRKAFVPPEADFVHKISICGTKISKKKKRKMYQSKSNGEFDSAELLLYEEVARMPPFRRKTLALVGPRGVGRRTLKNRLINSDPEKFGTIVPYTSRPPRVLEEDGKSYWFTDRESMETDIREHRYLEYGEHGGHLYGTKLDSVRELIRAGKMCVLDCSPAALKILHNSTEFMPYVIFIAAPGMEQLKWLYDLARSTGTSSRNLTFDRQSSIRYSSRRARTLESLASLYEEDDLKATLEESAALQRAYEKYIDLVIVNEDFDNTFRQVIAALDALATEHQWVPVNWIY
- the LOC100651458 gene encoding protein PALS2 isoform X1; its protein translation is MKNSKSMMDIEDICGCSKLPSIIPKKELPHLKSTSAAFMHVRDNLEELGKVADDTDLLFLKGLLDSPVVTSLVKVQERLEDPPLHVEPVCSSICDIVDEVCHALRSSRDENARELVRLLRSSHLKALLETHDAVVERKEAPSKPEPSQLTMPTNERTEAVRMVGLRRQPNEPLGLTVQVDESGNLIIARILGGSTAARQGLLRTGEVILEVNGKEVHNPEELQEAIHEAKENLSLKLAPGIASDGNRPVKSTCYMRALFDYDPSEDTLLPCVEIGLPFQKGDVLQIVDQADPNWWQARRVEGEGLGPPGLIPSLELEERRKAFVPPEADFVHKISICGTKISKKKKRKMYQSKSNGEFDSAELLLYEEVARMPPFRRKTLALVGPRGVGRRTLKNRLINSDPEKFGTIVPYTSRPPRVLEEDGKSYWFTDRESMETDIREHRYLEYGEHGGHLYGTKLDSVRELIRAGKMCVLDCSPAALKILHNSTEFMPYVIFIAAPGMEQLKWLYDLARSTGTSSRNLTFDRQSSIRYSSRRARTLESLASLYEEDDLKATLEESAALQRAYEKYIDLVIVNEDFDNTFRQVIAALDALATEHQWVPVNWIY
- the LOC100651458 gene encoding MAGUK p55 subfamily member 2 isoform X4, with product MPTNERTEAVRMVGLRRQPNEPLGLTVQVDESGNLIIARILGGSTAARQGLLRTGEVILEVNGKEVHNPEELQEAIHEAKENLSLKLAPGIASDGNRPVKSTCYMRALFDYDPSEDTLLPCVEIGLPFQKGDVLQIVDQADPNWWQARRVEGEGLGPPGLIPSLELEERRKAFVPPEADFVHKISICGTKISKKKKRKMYQSKSNGEFDSAELLLYEEVARMPPFRRKTLALVGPRGVGRRTLKNRLINSDPEKFGTIVPYTSRPPRVLEEDGKSYWFTDRESMETDIREHRYLEYGEHGGHLYGTKLDSVRELIRAGKMCVLDCSPAALKILHNSTEFMPYVIFIAAPGMEQLKWLYDLARSTGTSSRNLTFDRQSSIRYSSRRARTLESLASLYEEDDLKATLEESAALQRAYEKYIDLVIVNEDFDNTFRQVIAALDALATEHQWVPVNWIY